A window of Panthera tigris isolate Pti1 chromosome A3, P.tigris_Pti1_mat1.1, whole genome shotgun sequence genomic DNA:
CTGAAGCTTTGAAACAAGAGCGTTTCTGGCTTTGTTAGACCAGAGCATTCCAAAGACGGCTCCCTCTACCCTATAGATCCCTGGCCTTACATAGGGATCCTGTGTAAGGATCCCTTACCCTGAATAGGGTATTCAGTCCTCCCATCTAATAAGAGGGAGCAATCCTCATTATTCTCGTTCAAAGCGAGTAACAGCTAACGAGTTGAATTGGGCTTTCTCTAATGAACCCCACGTGATTTATAAACTTGGGGGCTTTAACATTCTTTTCTTACAAATCACCCACCTTGCTTCTATGGGAAAGTGAGAATTTGTCTGCTGTAGAGATGAGAAAACCCAACCCCGGCTTCCAGACTCGTGCTCTGGAACAAGTCTTGTGCAGTGCCCCCTCCTTTGAGCACCTGGAAAATTCCGGCACAGCTACGTCTCATGAGTCTTTGCTGCCTCTGCTTCCTTACGTGTCTTGCCCGGGCTCTCACTGAGCAGCTCGTCCCCGGGGACGGTGAGCGTGATGGGTGTGGCGAGGGTCTAGGGAGCAGCTGTGCTAGAGCAAAGCTGTGGTGAAGGTGACGTGGCTGAAGCTTTGACAGGTGGCCGCGACTGCCGCTCTTAATGTTGCTTTTGCTCGCGGCCAGCCTCCTCTGTTTGCGTCGCAAGCTCCCATTGTGACAGAGGCCTGGCCCTTGGTTTTGGAGCAGAGCCGCGGACGGGAGGATGCCGGTGCCTGGTTCCTGACCACGGAACACGTGACGACAGCTGCACCGGGAGCCAGGCCTAGATTGTCGGGCTCGGCCTCCTGTCTTGCCCGTCACTGTGTTTCATGtcgggcaggggctgggggcagggacagtACCAAGCGTTCAGCCTTCTGCAGAGAGTGTGACGTGGGGGCTCGAGGCCCAGTCCCTCCGAGCATTTGGGCCGTGGTCACCGTGGACAAGGCTGAGGAGAGTGCGCGGGCCTTGGCGGCCTGGGGCGTCTGAGCCGGCGCAGCGCCCTCTGACCCCCGCGGCTGCCCCCGCGTCCCCAGGGGTGACGTGGCTCTGACCCCTCAACACGTGGGGAATGGCTTTGGGGGACATCGCTCAGAAAGACCGTACTTAAACATTCCTGGACCGTTTGCTTCGTTAACACCAGTACACTGACTGCCTCAAGGGAAAGAAACACTTCAGGCTGGTGGCAGAACTCCTAAAGTTTATCTGAGACGTTCTTCTCCTCTGCTGGACTTGCTGCCACTTTCCACACTCACGTTCGGAGTGAGTTCTTCGCTTAGGAGGGGCCTGAAGGGAGAGAGCGTGTAACTGAATTTTCCTAAGAGTGAcctcttcctgctccttttcCTTCTAGGATAAGAAACTGGATAAGCAGTACGAGTCGCTGTCTCTGTTCCACCCCAGCGTAAGTACCCACGTGAAAGCAAGTCGCCTTCGGGTGCGTCCTGGGCCCCGCTGTGGCCTCCCGTCAGCCCCACGGCCGCCGCCGGTGCGGGGGCCCTGGCGGCGGGAAGGCGGGAGGCTGGGACTTGCGTTAGTTGTGTGGATGGAGGGAAAGCCGAggctgccctgccccgcccccggcccggatTTAGCGCCTCGGCAGTGACCTTCCCGTCTTGGGATCCTAGCTTGATAGGGTTATTTGTGAGTTCTCTTTTGGGTCCTCAGAGGGCAGGTTGTCAGGATTTCGGAAGGTGAGGGAGCCTCACCTCGTGCTTCCCTTAGCGGAGGGGTCACGGTCCCCGTAGGGTACAGCCGCCCGCCGGGGGAGGTTGGAGCTCCGGGACCCGGAGCCGCCTGTGACTCCCTGTCTCTGCAGAACGTGGAAATGCTAAGCAGCATGGACTCGGCCTCAGTTCGCATCGTCAAGCCCTTCCCCGCGCCCCAGACCCCCGGCCGCCCGCAGCCCCTCCAGGCcgcccccgcgccgccgccgccggtgCCTGCGGCTCCCAAGCTGGACCACCAGCGCATGGACACGATCCAGGAGGACCCCAGCACGGACTCGCACGTGGACGAGGACGGCTTTGAGAAGGACCCCTTCCCCAACAGCAGCACGGCCGCCAAGTCGTTCGAGGACCTCACGGGCCGGCCCGTCACGAGGAGCGAGAAGGCCTCGTCCTTCAAGCTGCAGCGCCAGAACCGCGTGGGCAGCAAGGAGACAGAGTGCTAGGCCGGGGACCCGGGCCGGGCCTCGGGTGTGCGGGCTCGTCACACGTGGGACTTGAAGTCGCTGCATCTTTTTGTGAAGATTTGGGAGACCCGAGTGACTTCACGGCGGACGCTGGTCATGTGTTTGGGCTCCTTCACACGCAATAAACGACGCTCGTGTGCTCAGGCCCTTGTCCTTTGGAAGAGGGAAGGTGAATCTAGCTTATTTTGAGGCTTTCaggttttagtttttttggtttttaaaatatccttcaaCCTGTGGtgcaaaagcagaaaatacagcTGGATTAGGTTATGAATATTTACGTTTTTGTAAATTATCTTTTTTGATAACAGCACTGATGGAGGACACGCTCAGTTGCTTTTCTATACACTGTAATGATCCGCTGACTCCAGGGGGGCATTTAGCAGGCCTTAGTTCTGAGGGCAACTGGAACACAGATTTTATCTTTTGCCTTCAGGCAAAGACAAAGGAGATAAAAACGGAGTTCTCCGTTGTTTCCAGGACGTGGGTTCTGTTCAGAGGCATCCGGAGCTTGTAGCAGCGGGGAGAGTCACCCCAGTTATTCCTAAACTCAGACGGGGTAATGCTTCTTCAGATTCTGAGGTTGGCACTTTCTAGAATTAAAACAGTCTAGCTTACAAATGGTAGCCCAGTTGAATTTACAGACTCCTGCCCACTGTTTAGGACCCCAATTTGCTGGGCAGTTTTTGTCATCAAAGCAGGTCTAATACTGTTGCCACGCTGGGAAAATGCTCACCATTCTAAACTGCTTCCAAATGAGAGCACGTTGCCTCTTTGCAAATTAGTGGCCGAGGGGGCGCGTGCACGAGTTCTCCCCAAAGAACAGGTGGTCTTGAAAGGCCAAGGTGCTGGGCAGGCGGGGGACGCTGCCCCTCCCGGGCCTGGAGCTTTCTCCCTACACAGCTGATTCCTAAAATCCCTCTGCAGTGACCTGCGGGTGGGGCATCCGCACTGCTCCCGCTTTCGTGCTTCGGGACTGTCTGCGTTTACTTTGTGAAAGATAAACATCATCAGAGTGAATTCTGATTTCCTTAAAATTACAGCTAGGGGGGAAGAAAGCTTTGAAGTACTGAAATGTGCTCAGCAGCCAACACACTCTGACCGAGACGACTTGTAAACTGAGGGCAATTAACCAAACCTGTGACAAATCAAATCTTTTCTTCTAAGGACGTTTATTATGCAGATGCCTGTTACACTAATACTTGAACTCATACCTTGTGGTGTTTGCTGTCTTCTAACTAGTTGTGATATATTACACTTTTGGAATCTGCTAGGTGAGTGGGTGTATGCGTGAGAGTGAACAGTTCCCAGCTCCGTGTAAGAAAATCGTTTTTTATAAAATGGACTTTAAACAAATTTGTCTTCGCCTTGTTTCCACTTACAGAATTAATTTTGTAGCTTGTGGCGCTGATGACACCTGCATCAGATGTTACCAGAACACAACACACGTAGGTACAAAGCTTTCGTAAAAATTCTGATGCTTTTATTAATCTTGGTGGCAGATGGTGTTTTTTATTCCAAGGTCGTGAGCAAAGGTCTGATCGCTTATCTCAGGATCTTTGTCACACTGGCAGCTTCGTCTGTAAGTTAACAGCCAGATTGGGTTTTCTGTGGCTAATGGTCCCCGTCTCCCAGAAGACTTAGTTCGGGTTTGGCTTCTGCTACGTCTCGCCAGTAAGGGAGCAGCAAAGGCAAGGAGGAGACTTTCTTCTCGATCAGAGGCCAAAGGTGGGAGAACAAAAACTCATTTCCCTCCGGGGACAAGTGCAGTCCGTCGGACAGAAAGGACGAGAAGTCCTACAGGGGAGAGAGTTGGGAGAGCGTGTGGGGGACGTTTCCGGGGCCCCACGAGGAGGTGCAGTTcatcggggaggggaagaggctgaACGAGTAAATAAGGTACATTCATGGGAACGACAAGAACGACATGCGCTGTTAGAGGAGCTCAGGGCCCAGGGTGCCCGGCTGCTCCGACTCCCCTAGTCTAGGTATTAAGTCGACGGGCGGGTTATTTAGGTGTAAAGAACTTGAACCATCCGGCCCAGAAGAGTGACGGTCCCGTGCTCACGGCCCCCGGGAGCCGCTTCTCCTGGGTGAGCGGTGTCGGCGCCACGCCAAGGCCCCGTCCCTGCCAGAAGCCGGCCGGCCCACGGGTTCACGGCTCCTCCAGACCACGGCTTCCCGCAGCCTCGTCTCGGGGaaggcccctccctccctccctccccaccctcccccgtcCTAGAGCCCTGGGGGGTGAAATCTCCAAGGACTTCATCAGAGCCCCTCTCAGATGGACCCTAACCCAGACAAAAGCCAGGACTGTGGCTGCGACCTGGGAAGCCACAGGAGGACCAGCACCAGGTCTAGGCACGGCTTCGGAGGGAGGCCGAAGCACAGGGTTGGCTTCGCGAGGGAAGCGCCGGGCTGCTGGGTCCTGTGGACACAACTGTACGGAAAGCGCCAGCGCCTTCCTCGGGGGCTGGGCTGCTCCGTGGGGACACGCTTTCACCATTTCTGGTTGTAAACGCGCTTTCTGGCTTCCAACAAAACCATGAGAACCAGATAGCTCAAAAGACGAATTTTAGCCAACACCATGTCCTGCTTAAATTTGTTTTGCCTCTTAACGAGTTtaacctcctcctcccccacattCCAAGAGGACTTGCTCTGAATGTCCTTCACTATGAACCACTGATTTCACTCTGTTCCGGGTCCCACCCGGCTGCTCAAGCTCAAGGGGTCCCCGGAGCAGGACGGCAGCGGCTGGGGCCGCAGAGGAACGAGGCCGTGGGCACCGTCCCGGAGCCTCCGCGCTTCCTCCCCGCAGTGCTCTGGTTCAACTGGGGAAAGGGACAGCTAACGGTCTTACCCGCTCAGAGCCCCACGGAGCAGGGTCACTTCTGCATCATCCTCCCGGCCCCGACAGGGCCGAGCAAGCCCCCGTACCTGACCGTCCTTCTGCATCAGGGTCCACAGGTCAAGCACATCAGTCCCACAGTCCCGGGCCACTTGCAAGCAGGCGCCCGCGTATTCACCAACGACCAAGTTCAGGCGATTTAGTTTGCAGCCTATTGAGGAGAGACAGTGCGGGTGGCAAGTGGCCGCTGTGCAAGTTCTACTGGCCTGGGTGCTTCTCCGTCCCCGTAAATAGGCACGTGCTTATGGACCCGACCTGGGTCCGACCGTGTGAGGGCCGTCACCGTGCGCTGCCCTCCGCGGCACGGGGACGGGGGAGCGCACCATCGGTGGTCGCCACAGAGGCAGGAAAGCCCCGTGGCGGCCGCCTCCTTGGCTGAGTACAGGCCAGAGGCAAAGAGAGTGGGGGCTGATGGGGAGGGACGGTGGGCCGAGACCCCTGAATTTGTTGTGTCATGTGAGGCCGCTGTGATACGATGGAAAGATCAGGGTTCGGCCAGAGAAGGGGGAGCTGGAAGGGGCTGCAGAGGTCACTTGGACTGGCTCACGggtcagtgacttttttttttttttacatttgagagagaacacatgtgcgCGTACACACGCGTGAGCACACACacgcatgagcacaggaggggcagaggagagaatcccaagcaggctccgcactgtcagcgcagagcccgacgtggggctcaaactcacaacccgggagatcgtgacccgagcccaaaccaagaatcagacgcttaagcgactgagccacccaggcgccccagcgacCTTTCTCCACAAGGGGCCGGGCAGTAAATATTCCAGGCTGTGCGGGCGTAGGGTCCGTGCCCGTAACTGCTCTGCCCTCTGCCGTAGCTCAGGAGACACGCAGTATGGAAACCTGGGGGCTGGTCTTCGGTAGAACATTCCTGTAGCCAGCGGCTCACAGACCCGACCCACACCGCCATGTTCTCCACCGGGACTCGCTACGCGTCTGATAAGTGAAACACGGCTCGCACGCGGCGCCGGGTCCCGGATGCTGAGGTTTTCCCTACTCCGTTCCCAAAATGTAACTCACTTGGTTCTGTGCCCACGAGGGGGTTGTGACCTGCAGTCTGAGAAGCAGATGTGGCTCTGACTCGCACACCTCTGCTCGTCCAGGCGCGGCACGAACACGCTTGCTACCTCCCGAGCGATCCTGATCCTGACGCGAGGCAGACGCCGTCACGAGGGGAGGCTCCCTGGGGGGCCGCGCCTCGCCCTCTGGAGCTGACGACAGGGAGCGTCGTCTACCCCCCGACCGGGCCCTTCCAACACCTGATGACAGCAGGCCTGGCCCCATCCTCCCTGTCTGTCCTCTTCTTCTGGATAAACTTGCCCTCATTTCCTCCCGTGGGGAACTTTCCTGGACCTTTCTAGACGCCAGTACCTTCAACAGAGGGTTTCCGTGCCTGCCACGCCATTCATCACGTGGCTGTCACGTGGCTGCCGGTGTCTGTACGGGACTGTCTCCCTCCCTACTCGACACGCGGGAACCAGGTTCTAGTCACTTCTGTGTCCTGACTTTGTACTTTACGTGCTAAGACGAACGGTCGCAGGGACAGAAGTGGCTCCGTCACAGGTGCCGTGGCCGCGCCCTCAGCCGAGCCTTAGTTTTGGGGAAGGAGGGGTCTCATCGCCGAAGGCCGCAGCCCGGGCGAGGCTGCGTGGAGAAGGGAGCGCGTTGGGCCAGAGGCGGGCAGAGTGGCGGCTGCGGGCAGTCGCGGTCACCGGGGTCGCCGGGAGCCTCAGTGCCACGTGGGCCGCCACACAGCTCCGCGGCCGCGCTTGGGGTCTGGCGCCGCCAGGCCGGGGCCGCCCCCTCCGCAAGGACAGTCCCTTTTCCGGGCCACGGTTCGCGCCTAGAACCTAATGGCCGCTCCGCTCATTTTGCTTACTCTCTGGTGGCCGAGAACAAAGGCCAAAAGGACTCGGTGGGGAGCCCGGCCCGGCGGCCGCGAAGCAAGGGGCCGCCCGGCTCTGGGCCCCTCGCTCGGTCCGGTCGGAGGACACGGCGCCCGAGGCCCGCTTACCTTGCGCGAGGCACTCCCGCTCCCAGGCCGCCTCGCAGAGCGGGGGCGGCGAGATGAGGACGATCCTGTGCTCCGGGACGTCCACGGACTTGAGGTAGCGCACCATGCTCTTTAAATTCGCCACGTACTCGTCCAGGGGGACGTGCTGCTTGGGGTTCTCATCTGTTCGGGGGGAACACGGACACTTCGGCCCCAAACGCACGTTTGTCGCGAGGGACAACGAAGACTGACACGAGCTCCCCGATCCGCAAGGCTCGGGACGTCGCCGGGGAGTAGTTCGGACCGCGGACACAGACACGGGGTAGCGGGAGGGGGGAATGGCGGTCCCCGCTCTTCGTGGGACAGACCGCAGAGGCTCAGGCTCTGTCCTCTGGTGGCCAGCGGCCTGGGCTGTGGAGGGAGGCCGCCGAGTTCCACCCCTGCTTCCTCGCGGACCGGCCGCCTGCCCTGGGACAGATGCCCGGCTTGCCTGTACCTCGGCCTCCTCACCGGTAAACCGAGGACGATAACCGGGTCTCCCTCACGGGGTGGTTGTGAAAATCGACAAGCACGCAGAGCACTACGGCAGGGGGCCTACCACACAGGAAGCGGCCGCGTCCGACCGCcagctgctggggcacctgggtggctcagtgggttaagcatcttgactcttgattttggctcaggtgatgatctcacgggagagtgagccccacgtggggctccgcactgacagtgtgaagcctgctggggatgctctcgctttctcgctctcaaaataaataaataaacttaaaaaaaaaagctgttgctTCTCCTATCATAGTGCAAAGGACTTGTTTTTCCTTTagagcacgtgtgcacacgtacggaggggagaagggcagagggagagacagaatcttaagcagaatccaggctcagCGTAGGGCCCAGTGCGgcctcgatcccacgaccccgggatcgtgcgtgacctgagccgaaatcaagagtcggaggctcaactaactgagccgcccgggtgccctGCAAGGATGACTTCTAAATGGGCTCGCACGTAAGTATCCTAAGAC
This region includes:
- the IAH1 gene encoding isoamyl acetate-hydrolyzing esterase 1 homolog isoform X1, encoding MRSGAGECSDSSRPRPGSDKAEFTALRQCPRENREAWYKLRRGRAPPFPRSPLQWLTARPGLAFPRGAPLFSFQQGGWGASLADKLVRKCDVLNRGFSGYNTRWAKIILPRLIKKGTGLDSPVAVTIFFGANDSALKDENPKQHVPLDEYVANLKSMVRYLKSVDVPEHRIVLISPPPLCEAAWERECLAQGCKLNRLNLVVGEYAGACLQVARDCGTDVLDLWTLMQKDGQDFSSFLSDGLHLSPEGNEFLFSHLWPLIEKKVSSLPLLLPYWRDVAEAKPELSLLGDGDH
- the IAH1 gene encoding isoamyl acetate-hydrolyzing esterase 1 homolog isoform X2; this translates as MALCEAASSLYWPRVLLFGDSITQFSFQQGGWGASLADKLVRKCDVLNRGFSGYNTRWAKIILPRLIKKGTGLDSPVAVTIFFGANDSALKDENPKQHVPLDEYVANLKSMVRYLKSVDVPEHRIVLISPPPLCEAAWERECLAQGCKLNRLNLVVGEYAGACLQVARDCGTDVLDLWTLMQKDGQDFSSFLSDGLHLSPEGNEFLFSHLWPLIEKKVSSLPLLLPYWRDVAEAKPELSLLGDGDH